The following DNA comes from Candidatus Nitrosotalea okcheonensis.
TCCTTCGTACTTTGCCTTACCTCTTCAATCTCTTGATGTAGGTTGGAAAGTGACTCTGTTTTGGTTGATATGTCGCTTGTATTTTTTCGTAACTCCTCTATTTCATTACTGATATTAGATAATGATTCTGAACTAGTCATTACATTTTTAATTTCTTCACGTACCTTCTCCGTTTTTTCTGATACATGCATTATCATTTTGGTATTATTTCTAGTAGAGTCTAGATTATCTGCAATACTTTGCATGATTTTATTAGTATCTGGCATAGATTCTTGTTTGTCTCGAATTTTCTCTACGTGGTCCTGCAGTTTGTTTATTTGATTATTTATTTTGTCTATCAAGTTAGAATGTGCTTTGACTTGGGTCATCCCAGAAAACAGGCGTTGTGTATCTTCTTCAATTATGTTTATTTGTCTAGAATTTTTCTGAATCTGATCTAATGCAGAGTTTACTGATGATATCATGTCTTTAAGGGAGATTAGGATTTTTTGATTTTCTGCAAATATTTTTGACATTGTTTTCACTTCAGAAGCCAGAGTCTTGGTAGCGTCTGAAATTGAAGACATTTTCTTGACAACATCATGTGTAGAATCTTTTGGTCTTGATTCTGCACGTTTTGCTTTAGTCACTTTAAATTAGAATGAAGGCAACCGATAAAAGAGTTAGGGTTTGATTTTGTATGGTACAAAAAAAGAACCAGACTTAGTTATTCACTAATTCTGGATCGTGAAGACTTTCATGAAATGTCTTTGCTACCAACCCGTTTGCAGTTTCAAAGAACTGTTTTGGGCAAAATTCGCAATTTAACATATATTACGGTATCATACGGTACTATTAATAACAAGGTAACTTTGCTATTACCCTGATACATAATTTATTTTTCAAGTTTCAGAGAAACAGAATTTATGCAATATCGTAAACCTGTAGGATTTGGGCCATCATCAAATACGTGCCCAAGATGGGCGTCACATTTCTTGCATAATGCCTCAACTCTTAACATGCCATGGCTTGTGTCTTCTTCTGTCTTTACATTGTCTGCAATTGATTCCCAGAAGCTTGGCCAACCGGTTCCAGAATCAAACTTTGTCTCTGAGCTAAATAGTTCGGTTCCGCAACATAGGCACTTGTAAATCCCTTTTTCCTTTGAATCATGATACACTCCAGTAAAAGGCGGTTCTGTACCTTTCATTCTACACACAAAATATTGTTCCGAGGTAAGTTTGTCTTTCCATGAATCATTTTGTGGTTCCAATGTCCTTCTATTGGGTCATTTAGGATTTAATTCTTGAGTTAATATGCCAGTCTCATATTTTTCGTGCAGTCAGATACCCCAGGTATAATTCATCAAATGATATCAGAATACCCAATCATCATTCTGCAATGACACCTTATCTTATTATGCTTTATATTGTGACTGATCTGCATTTTTGGGGCGATTTCTTATGTGTAGCGCCTGTTCATATCAGAGATAACAAATCTTCACCAAATTGTTATCCTATGTCACCTTGGATATTAAATAAAATTTTGTAGAGCCTTGTATGTGAAAGAGGAAATATTGGAGAAAATCAGCGCTTCTGGAATAAGTGGGGTAAAGAAGGCTGATCTGAAAAAAATATTTGGAAAAGACTGTGAGAGCATGCTTGAGGAATTAAAGGCAGATGAGAAAATCTTTATTGAAAAAAAAGGCGTGGCATACTTTGTATGGACAAAAGAGAATTATGTTCAGCATGTAACACAAAACGATCCAAAATTCAAACTAATGCTTAACATGTTAGCAGGTGTGAACCAATCCATTGCAAAAGTGAAGGCTCATGCAGATGTTTTACAAGAAGAACTGGAACGATCTTCGCTACGCGACGATGCACATAAAAATGATGATTTTGAAGGAGTCTTTAACAGTTCATTAAATGAATCTTCTACATCTATTGGATGGATTCCATTCAATAAAATCAGAGAAAAGGTTTGTGAGAATCAAAATCTATCAAAAGAAAAATTCTACCAAATGACAACAAGCCTGATTGAGAATCACCAAGATAGGTATGAAGTATCATCTGGAGGTCAAGAAGGAATTGTGATGCGTGGACTAGTTCATGGTTATGTGAGGAAAATCTAATGTATCCATATAATTTAGATCTAAATCCATATCCAAGTAGTCCGACCCCCACGGAAAAAGATGCAAAGATACTTGGAGGCAAAAGACACAAAGAAGCAAAAGCTGCAGTGGTTGAATGCATAAAGGAACTAAATAGAAAAGTAGAGGGCAAGACTGCTGAAAATGGCGACTTTCGTGTAATCACTGTTGTACAAGACGTGGGTTCTGGTAAAACTCACTTGGCTCTACATGTCAAGAGTCTCAAAGGTCGATATAATGCAGAATGTTCCTATGTTGACTTGTCTACAATTTCGCCAAAGACTGTATCGGGAATTTATGATGCAATATTGAAGGGATTTGATAATGAATTCTTTGTACAATTACGATCAAAGTTCTTGAATTATCTGAGAGAAAATGCGGAACAAGGTGATAACTCTGCAAAAAAGGCGCTTGATTATACATTTGTAAATAAACTTACTGGCATGACGATAAAAGAAAAAACTGAGTATGTACTATCTGGAAAACAGTCTGTATCTTTAGAACACTTGACTGAATTTCTAATTCACAAATTTGACTATCATGAATCTATCTTGATTAAAAATGTTATATCTAATTCATTTGATGAAATTAAAAATTTGGAAACATTAATCGGAATGCTGTCCTCACTATCTAAACTGACTCACAGATTCTTGGGAAAAGTTCTAGTCTTTGAAATAGATGAGCTTGATGGAAATAAGGATTCAATTGAATTCGTCAAGGGTGTGATAAATGCTCATCTTCCAGCATCTGTGCTATTGTTGATAACCACGCCATCAGGCTATTTGGAGATTCAAAACGTTAATCCGTCTGTTTTTGACAGGCTAGAAAAAGCAAATTACAAAATAGATCTGGCAGGATCAAACTCTAAAGACGAACTTGCCGAGATTGTTACAGAGTACATAAAACACAGTGATAAAAATGGCAAATTTGGATCTGAAGAGCAACAAGAATTAAATGAAAAAATCCAGGTCTTGTATGATGAATTTGCAGAATTTCGAAATGTACGCTCTGTCATCAATATCTTGTACCAGGCAATGGAAAAGGCAACCCAATCAGATTCTAAAAAAATTGATGAATATGTAATTGATGACGCGATAAGGCAATCATATCCAGGACTTAGAGTGAGGGGAAGTATAATGAATATACCAATATCTGATTTCTTGACAATACGAAGAAATGAAGGAAATGATGAAAAGGAAATCAAAAACGCAGTAAAAAGTCTCACTGTTTTTGCCCAGAAAATGGGTACTATACAAAAACTAGAGAAACAAAATCTACTTCTTGATGCAGTTTATCAAGACAACTTTGGATCAAAAGTTGGATTGGCCGTGATTGCTGATGAATTAGGTATTCCTGACCTGGAACAAATCTCAGATATGTCAAAATCCGCAGTAGTGGATAGGCTAGTCATACTTACAAACAAAAAAATTCAGACTCCATACAATGCCACAGTTGTAAACATGGACAAGTCCAAAGTAGTGGATTTGATATACTTCAATAACAAGTATAATGGCAAAAAAATCACAGAAGAAGATAATGAGAGAATAGAACTTTTGGCAAAAACTCTAAGCATCATCTGATTTTATCGGTTATCTTTTTAAAAAAGTCATACGCATATTTCTTCTATGGTAAACAACGAGCTTGAAGAGCTTCTCTTGCAACGACACAAGGATGTGACATTGTTTGATTTTGAAGGAAAACAGGTGCCCTGTATTGTTGTGCCTGGTCAAAAATTTGATGATGTGATGAAAGTCATTGCAGGAAAACCGGTTTCTGTTGAGACAAATCTTAACATATTGCAAGATGGTCTTGGCCATGTTTTTGTTAGGATTACATTGCAATTCTCATATGGAAACATTGAAGAAAAATTTCTCATATATGCAAATGAGGCAGTGGATTTTTTTGAGGCGTTAGCGGAAACTGCATTGCTTGCCTTATCTTCTAATTCGCAATATGGAAACTCTAATGTGTTTATGATACAGTTGCCAAAACCTGAAAGAGCTCAGAATGCATTGGAAATAATCAGAAAGGGATTGCATAAGTAAATGCCGATATACAAGTATACAGCTTTGAAGAGGTCTCACACCATAAGGAGTCTGAAATACAATGCGGTTGCCGGTGTGCAGCCCCGAACGAGTTCTTTGATCCGCCCAAAGGAACTAGAATCTATTTGACTCGGTATTTTGCCACTGCTGTGGTTGTGTTCTCTGATTATAAAAACTGGTTACTTGACAAAAGATAAACAATTTATAAGATTGGAATGATGATCCAGCAGCTATGAAACAAACTGGCACGATATCTGTTATCCTAACTATTATCACAATCGTATCTATATCCCCTGCATTTGCGCAAAGTTCCATGTCTGGAATGTCTAACCAAAGTATGGGAAGCATGGCAATGGGCCAGATGTCGTATGACGTGATGGCCGGAGAAAAACATTTCAACATGACGATAAGCTCGACCGGAAAACTTCCGGCAAACCCGCGGTTCAGCGAGGAACAGAAGAGCATAAGCTTTGACGTTTCAGGAATATCATCGCAAGATTTTGTGCATTATGAAGTTGCAATACCAACTGATCTGTTGAGCGGTAATCTTACCGTTAGTCTTGGAGGAATCCCGGTAAAAGCAATCTCAGAGATGAATAGTTCGTTCACAGCAATCCATATCACTGTGCCAAGCTCTTTTGTAAAAAGTAACAACATACCAGATTCCACTACACTTGTCATTACTGGCACCCAGGCGATCCCAGAATTTCCAATCGGTTCATCAATTGCTGTTGCAACCGCATTTTCAGCACTGGTGATCATGGTAGGAAGAAACAAGTTCAAACACAGGCTACACTAACTCTATTTATTATTCCATGTTCTTGGAACACCCAAGTCATTTAAATTGAAGATTAGGTTGTCCTAATTCCAGTCAGTGATGATATTGTTTGATTGACTATACACAAATTCTAATACTTGGAGCAATAGCTGGATTCACTATATTTCTAGGACTACCTCTTGCCATACTTCAAAACGTCAGCTTACGAACCAAGGGATTTCTCAACGCGTTTGCAATAGGCATTCTGGTTTTTCTCATAATTGACGTCTTCAGCCAGTCCTGGGAGGCTGCAGAGACTGCTGCAAAAGATGCAGTCTCGGGAAAAGGAACGCTTGGAGACGCAACAATTGATCTTCTAGTCTTGTTTGGAGGAGTTGCAATTGGGCTCTTGGGTCTGGTGCTATACGAGTCTGGAATAATGCGAAGGTCTGTTCCGAACATTTTGTCGCTAAAAAATATCCAAGCCGGAGACGACCACCTCAAACAACTCTTCCACAAAGAGAGTGCATACAAGCTTGCAATGATGATTGCAATAGGAATAGGAGCGCACAACTTTAGCGAGGGCCTTGCAATAGGCCAGTCTTATGTTGCAGGAGAGATCGGTCTTGCAGTTCTTCTGATAATAGGATTTGGAGCTCACAATACAACAGAGGGTTTTGGAATAGCTGGACCATTAACGAATCTCATAAAAAAACCAAGCATGAGGTTTCTCTTGACAGCAGGTCTTGTTGGTGGGGGTCCTACATTCCTTGGAACGGTTCTTGGAAGCCTCTGGTATTCTCCTGTGTTATACATACTGTTTCTCTCAGTTGCTGGCGGCGCTTTGATCTATGTCTCTATGCTGATGTACAACGCCGGAAGAAAACAGACAACCAACACGGTGCTGATGGTTGGAATTCTTTTCGGTCTAGTTGCAGGGTTTGGCACTGACCTTATAGTCTCGCTTGGCGGGGCTTGACCGTTACACACATCATCGCTGAATTTTCCGCAGACCCATACACGACTCCAGTCGATGTGGCAAAGAGTGGATTGATTACGACGGCAGGACTATGCTCAACACGTCAGAGCAGGTAGTGTACAACCAAGCCATGAAAATTTCAGAGGAGGCCCGTAGATTTTTTTAAATAGCAAAATAACGAGTTCAAAAGGACTCGTCACAACAGTTTGCGCGGGAACCATAGTAATCACACTAATTTGTCATCTATCTAATTTTGATTTTGAAGATCAAAGAGGGTTTGGTTAAATTCAACACTTGACAAACATGGAATCATTTTTGATTTAACTTATTCCAAGCCTCAAATCCACCTTCTAGATTTACTGCTTGTATGCCACATTTACAAAGTTCTTCAGATGCAATATTTCCTCTATATCCAGCTGAACAATGACAAACTATTTTTTTACCTTTTAGGTGGTCAAGTTTTCCCTGTCTTGCGTTGCGTATGACAAGACCTAATGGAATGTTTATTGAGCCATCAATCTGCCTTCCAGCAAGCTCGTCTGATTCACGAACATCAATTATAACAAACTCATCTTTTTGTTCTCTAAGTTTTTCTGCACTAATTGTGTCTGCCATATTTTCTATCCTTTGAAAATGGATTTAAACATAATCCCAAATTTACTATTGTTTTCTAGTGGTAACAAGATAAAGTGTAGCAGGCTCTTCATATTCTTCTTTGATCTCAAATATCTTGAAACCTTTGACGAGATTCTCTATATCTTGTGTAGTAAAAAACCTAATCTGAAATCCATTGATGTCGTACACCTCATCATCTATCTTGATTCCTTTGCCATAGAATTTATCATTGTGATTTCTCACAGAAAAGAAATGAAATCCGTTACCTTTTAACACTCTATTAACTTCTTGAAATAAAAATCGTAATTCATCAGCTGTGAACCTCATACTAAATAGCATGTGGGAATATACTGCATCAAACATGCCATCGTCAAAAGGTAATGGTTTTTTCATATCACATACACGTGCATTTACGTGTAAATTCTTCTGCTTTGATTTTTCAAGCAAACCATTTATTGCAATCTGAGAATGATCCATTGCAGTAACTTTCAAGTTTTTAGACGCAAAAAATAGGCAATCACGTCCCTGACCGCATCCAATTTCTAATACATTTCTTAGGTCATTTTTCTTCATAGTATCATAACATGTGATTGCAAAATTGCTTGGCTCATCTCCGAAAAATGCAGCATCCTTTGCATAGACGTCATCCCATATGTTGTCCATGCAACGATTACAGATTATTGACTATTTGTTACTTCGGTACGGCAATCCAATTGGGTTTCTATTTCTTAATGCATGAATAAAAAATCTTGGACGGTGCCCACTACAACAATTCTAGCGGTAACCCCCCGGCCCGCACCTATCATATTCATAAAAATAAAATGATGTTAACATTGGACCCTTAACAAGAACTTTATAATACCTGTCTCACACCAGTCCATAAAAAATTTTAAACTAGAAGAAAGATACACGATTCTTTTATAGACATAAAAGGGGTCCAAGATGTCAGAATAAATGAAAAAAAATGTAATCCTAAGTTGCAATAGCAGTTGTTATTTCCTATGTGATCTTCACCTCAATCAATGAACCTCCATCCACCTCATTACCTACGCCACAAGTTGTCCAATCTGGAATAGAACCTTCCTATTCTTTCGTCGTTGTGTATAGTTGTGTGGGCAGCTTTAACCATTGACTCTAAGGCTAACCATGGGAAGTGTAGCACTATCTAGCTAAAAATTTCGTATAACGACTACAGGGCCATTATATTACTTAACTTTAAATATTAAGTAGTTTAGTAATATATTACTAATTTGGTATGTATATAAACAATAGTAATAGGTGTTAAAATGCAGAGGGGATACGTACGAGAAAGAATTCTGCGAGTACTACTAAATCACTACAAGGAAAGACTGACAAAATATAGGATTACAAAAGAGGCCCAAGCAAATATCGCATGGGTAATCAAAATTCTAAGAAGGCTGGAAAAGGAAGGAAGCGTACAGGGAACTGAAGTCAAGGATTACCACAAGATCATTCTACTATGGAAAAACTGGAAGATGACGCCAGAAAAGAGAGAATACATGATAAGAGATCCGCTGGAACTGCTCAAGAAAACCGATATGACATATGCTCTGACAACATACTCTGCGGAGAATCTGGTACAGAAATACCTGTTCCCTTCCAGAGTTGATTTTTACATAGATCCTGACGATCTTGCGAAATGGCACAAACTTCTTTCGGAAAATGGGCTTGTTGGAAAAGGAAATGTTAGAGTGTTAATGACAGACAAACATGTCTTTTACAACGCGATTGTTAAAGAAGGACTAAGTATAGTGTCAATACCGCAATTGATAGTGGATTTGTTGACAGAGGGTGCTGTTGCTGCGGAAGCAGCAGATATGCTGTTGGAAAAGGAGGAAAAAGACATTGTATCCAGACAATGAAACCAAGATATCGCAAGAGCATCTTACAGCAGTATTCTCGAATATGAAGGAACCTGTATGTCTTCTTGGAGGATGGGCTGTCTATCTAACGGTAAATGAAAAGTTCAATCAGGCCAACGGCAGAAATTATCTAGGTTCAAGAGACATCGACCTCGGGTTTCATGTGGAACTGAAGTGGTCTACAGCTGAATTACAAAGTTCTGCACTTGCGCAGTCAGTAAAAATCTTGAAGGATAGGGGGTTTGTGGGCGTAGGTTTTAGACTAGTAAAATACTATGACATGGATACGAAGAGGGAGATAACTGAAGCAGAGGCAAAGAAGAAACGACCGTATGAAATATTTCAATTGTACGTAGATACCATGTCGGATAATCCTCATGCCAACGCACAAAAGGTTCTAGGTTTTCCATTGCTTGATGAGCAACTACTATCTTATGTTTTCAGGGATGGAAGGTTCATCTCGCTGAGTGATTTTGGAGGCACATTCAAGATGCCAGCCCCTGAAATCTTGGTCTCTACAAAGTTAAAATCTGCACCGGACAGAACAAAAGATGACAAGAGAATAAAGGACATCTGTGACATATATGCACTTCTGTGGTATTCCAGTAAGACTCTCCCAGAATTGAAAAGAGAAGTTACTGCCATCTTGGGAAGGGAAAAAATTGTAGATACGATATCAAAATTTACAGATGAGGATTATTCCCAAGTATCTGCAGTCACTGGAATAGACAAAGCTGAAATAATCATGGTAATTGGAGAATTAACAAAGTAATTTATTGTTAAAAAAGTCTGGGACTGGTGCCCACTACAGTTCTGGCGGTAACCGAACCCGCTTAAACTTCTCTCAAAAATTGTTCTTTTGAAATCTTTGCCTGAAAAAGAATGGATCTCAAAGTCCCCCTTCCTTGATTGGATCTTGTCGTGGCAGAGTGACATACTTGCCGTCTTTATGCACAAGCTGAATGTGACTGCCACTTTGTCTGTCTACTACAAAGCCATGTTTGTGTAAAACCCTCAGAACATCACGAAAACGATGATTTCGTAAACTCAAATTTTAGGTTGTAATTTCCATGATCTTACTTTTTTCTTTCTTTGCTCTGTCTTTGATGTATTCTAAAACCAGATTAATTGCGTCAGCCATGTTGATTTTTAGCTCTTCCAGAATTTCACCTTGACTAATTGCGCCTGGAATCTCCAAACACTGGCCGCTATAGCCGCCCTCTTTTTCCTTGTTTACAAGAATGGTAAACTTTCTTGATTTCTGAGATATCTCCATACTTGTCATAACATGATATTATAATTAGTGTATTTTGTTCGCAATCTTGACTTGGTATGTATTACCTTTAATTTCAGCTGAATTAGCGTGACTCGAGTAAATTTTTACCTGTAACTCCCCGGACCAGCTAACATCTGTTTTCACGGGCCCTGTTTTTGAAGGACCATCTACAACTGATTTCATGGTAACCATCTGGTCCATGGAATTTTTTCATAAAAAAATTGGTTCAGAATTATCTCTTGTAAATTTTACCTCTATGATCAGTCTCTACAACAAAGATTATCATCTTGCTTTGCTGTAAATCCAAAATTACTCTGTAATTTCCCACACGTAGTCTATAAAATGGCGAATTGGTTAGTCTTATCACGGCTCTGAATGGATCTTCAACACAATCTAACACTGAATCATAAATCTTCTGAGCATTCTTCTTGTCTATTCTTTCTAATTGTTTAACGGATTTCTCAGACCAAATAACTTCCCATGCCATCTACTTTAGTCCTAATTTCCTTTTTACTTGATCTGATGTATATACACGTCCTGCTTTGATGTCTGCAATACCTTCTTCAATATTTCTAATTACCTCATCACTTAGTACATCGCCTTCCTGAGTAATTTTTAAAAGTCGAGCAATCACCATCTCGTAGGTTTCGCCAGGATGGTTCATTTGTTTTCTGAGATCATTTTTGAGCTTTTTAGAAAGCTTAATCGTGCTTTGTTCCATGGTATACTGCATTATACCATGGTATACTATGGTATAAAAATAGATCGCCACAAATTAAGAACGAAGGTTTCAATCCTAGTCTGTTTGCCGTATAATGAAAATAGGGACATGACAAAAGATGAGATCTATGAGTTTGTTTACAAAATGTTTCCAGTAAACAAGCTAGCTAGATGTTTTTTCAAAACTTGATAATATACTAGTTAATCGAGGGTTGGGCATACCCATGTGAAGACTATTTATTGTTATACTACTGAAGGCTGTAGAACTTGTTTCATGAACGTATATCATTTTGTAAAACAACTACAACGTTTAGACAGGTGTTTGTTACAACCAATTATCTTATGGTCTTTGCAACATCTAGAACTTTTTGGAGTTCTGCCGTAGTTGGGACTCGCTCGCTCTCGTATTTCGAATAATCATTGGAGCCGCCTACTAATTTTCTTTCTTACTTCTATATCATTGAAACTCCAC
Coding sequences within:
- a CDS encoding class I SAM-dependent methyltransferase gives rise to the protein MDNIWDDVYAKDAAFFGDEPSNFAITCYDTMKKNDLRNVLEIGCGQGRDCLFFASKNLKVTAMDHSQIAINGLLEKSKQKNLHVNARVCDMKKPLPFDDGMFDAVYSHMLFSMRFTADELRFLFQEVNRVLKGNGFHFFSVRNHNDKFYGKGIKIDDEVYDINGFQIRFFTTQDIENLVKGFKIFEIKEEYEEPATLYLVTTRKQ
- the msrB gene encoding peptide-methionine (R)-S-oxide reductase MsrB, encoding MEPQNDSWKDKLTSEQYFVCRMKGTEPPFTGVYHDSKEKGIYKCLCCGTELFSSETKFDSGTGWPSFWESIADNVKTEEDTSHGMLRVEALCKKCDAHLGHVFDDGPNPTGLRYCINSVSLKLEK
- a CDS encoding type II toxin-antitoxin system RelE family toxin, encoding MAWEVIWSEKSVKQLERIDKKNAQKIYDSVLDCVEDPFRAVIRLTNSPFYRLRVGNYRVILDLQQSKMIIFVVETDHRGKIYKR
- a CDS encoding rhodanese-like domain-containing protein, which encodes MADTISAEKLREQKDEFVIIDVRESDELAGRQIDGSINIPLGLVIRNARQGKLDHLKGKKIVCHCSAGYRGNIASEELCKCGIQAVNLEGGFEAWNKLNQK
- a CDS encoding ZIP family metal transporter, with amino-acid sequence MIDYTQILILGAIAGFTIFLGLPLAILQNVSLRTKGFLNAFAIGILVFLIIDVFSQSWEAAETAAKDAVSGKGTLGDATIDLLVLFGGVAIGLLGLVLYESGIMRRSVPNILSLKNIQAGDDHLKQLFHKESAYKLAMMIAIGIGAHNFSEGLAIGQSYVAGEIGLAVLLIIGFGAHNTTEGFGIAGPLTNLIKKPSMRFLLTAGLVGGGPTFLGTVLGSLWYSPVLYILFLSVAGGALIYVSMLMYNAGRKQTTNTVLMVGILFGLVAGFGTDLIVSLGGA
- a CDS encoding type II toxin-antitoxin system HicA family toxin, encoding MSLRNHRFRDVLRVLHKHGFVVDRQSGSHIQLVHKDGKYVTLPRQDPIKEGGL
- a CDS encoding type II toxin-antitoxin system HicB family antitoxin; this translates as MEISQKSRKFTILVNKEKEGGYSGQCLEIPGAISQGEILEELKINMADAINLVLEYIKDRAKKEKSKIMEITT
- a CDS encoding P-loop NTPase family protein, yielding MYPYNLDLNPYPSSPTPTEKDAKILGGKRHKEAKAAVVECIKELNRKVEGKTAENGDFRVITVVQDVGSGKTHLALHVKSLKGRYNAECSYVDLSTISPKTVSGIYDAILKGFDNEFFVQLRSKFLNYLRENAEQGDNSAKKALDYTFVNKLTGMTIKEKTEYVLSGKQSVSLEHLTEFLIHKFDYHESILIKNVISNSFDEIKNLETLIGMLSSLSKLTHRFLGKVLVFEIDELDGNKDSIEFVKGVINAHLPASVLLLITTPSGYLEIQNVNPSVFDRLEKANYKIDLAGSNSKDELAEIVTEYIKHSDKNGKFGSEEQQELNEKIQVLYDEFAEFRNVRSVINILYQAMEKATQSDSKKIDEYVIDDAIRQSYPGLRVRGSIMNIPISDFLTIRRNEGNDEKEIKNAVKSLTVFAQKMGTIQKLEKQNLLLDAVYQDNFGSKVGLAVIADELGIPDLEQISDMSKSAVVDRLVILTNKKIQTPYNATVVNMDKSKVVDLIYFNNKYNGKKITEEDNERIELLAKTLSII
- a CDS encoding nucleotidyl transferase AbiEii/AbiGii toxin family protein, translating into MYPDNETKISQEHLTAVFSNMKEPVCLLGGWAVYLTVNEKFNQANGRNYLGSRDIDLGFHVELKWSTAELQSSALAQSVKILKDRGFVGVGFRLVKYYDMDTKREITEAEAKKKRPYEIFQLYVDTMSDNPHANAQKVLGFPLLDEQLLSYVFRDGRFISLSDFGGTFKMPAPEILVSTKLKSAPDRTKDDKRIKDICDIYALLWYSSKTLPELKREVTAILGREKIVDTISKFTDEDYSQVSAVTGIDKAEIIMVIGELTK